The following proteins are encoded in a genomic region of Euzebyales bacterium:
- a CDS encoding helix-turn-helix domain-containing GNAT family N-acetyltransferase — translation MIDAMDHVGVLRRFNRSFTTRIGVLEERFLGLDRPLGHARVLFEIGTRPDDAMAVRDLRADLDLDSGYLSRILRALEADGLVEVVADPADARQHIARLTVEGGDEWSRLDERADRLAAAVVDGLAPRHRDRLAVALGEADRLLAAAQATFELTDPRTPDAREALTRYFEELDSRFTGGFDPGAATEADAPALSMPAGRFVLVRVDGRLAGCGGVQVLGDGIAEIKRMWIADAMRGLGLGARLLRTLEEHGVALGCATVRLDTNGALTDAIAMYRRAGYRDIPRYNSNPYAELFFEKHLTSR, via the coding sequence ATGATCGACGCAATGGACCACGTCGGTGTGCTGCGCAGGTTCAACCGGTCGTTCACCACGCGGATCGGCGTCCTCGAGGAGCGGTTCCTGGGCCTCGACCGCCCGCTCGGCCACGCCCGGGTGCTCTTCGAGATCGGCACCAGGCCTGACGACGCGATGGCGGTCCGCGACCTGCGTGCCGACCTGGACCTGGACTCCGGCTACCTCAGCCGCATCCTGCGGGCGCTCGAGGCTGACGGGCTCGTCGAGGTCGTGGCCGACCCGGCTGACGCCAGGCAGCACATCGCGCGGCTGACCGTCGAAGGCGGCGACGAGTGGAGCCGGCTCGACGAGCGGGCTGACCGCCTCGCGGCCGCCGTCGTCGACGGGCTGGCGCCCCGCCACCGCGACCGCCTGGCCGTCGCGCTCGGCGAGGCTGACCGGCTGCTCGCCGCAGCGCAGGCGACGTTCGAGCTCACCGATCCGCGGACGCCTGACGCCCGCGAGGCCCTGACCCGCTACTTCGAGGAGCTGGACAGCCGGTTCACGGGCGGGTTTGATCCCGGCGCCGCGACCGAGGCCGACGCACCGGCGCTGTCCATGCCGGCCGGACGTTTCGTGCTGGTACGCGTCGACGGACGTCTGGCGGGGTGTGGTGGCGTCCAGGTGCTGGGCGACGGCATCGCCGAGATCAAGCGCATGTGGATCGCCGATGCCATGCGGGGGCTCGGGCTCGGAGCGCGGCTGCTCCGCACGCTCGAGGAGCACGGGGTCGCCCTCGGCTGTGCCACGGTGCGGCTTGACACCAACGGAGCGCTCACCGACGCCATCGCCATGTACCGCCGTGCCGGGTACCGCGACATCCCCCGCTACAACAGCAACCCCTATGCCGAGCTCTTCTTCGAGAAGCACCTCACGTCACGGTGA
- a CDS encoding DUF4395 domain-containing protein, whose amino-acid sequence MRRLFSFPDPVNEVSARLVAAGVVMLCVATLSGATWLLPVLAYGFVARVATGPRLSPLGQLVTRVVTPRLPVAPRPVPGPPKRFAQGIGATLSVTAVVMHVGFAATGPALVLVGMIAVAATLESAFGLCLGCWLFARLIDLGVIPPHACAACADLRLHPSTTT is encoded by the coding sequence ATGCGAAGGTTGTTCAGCTTCCCCGATCCCGTCAACGAGGTCTCCGCTCGCCTCGTCGCCGCGGGTGTCGTCATGCTGTGCGTCGCAACGCTCTCGGGCGCGACCTGGCTGCTTCCCGTGCTCGCGTACGGGTTCGTGGCGCGCGTCGCGACCGGCCCGAGGCTGAGCCCCCTCGGCCAGCTCGTGACCCGCGTCGTGACGCCGCGGCTGCCTGTGGCCCCACGACCGGTCCCCGGACCGCCCAAGCGGTTCGCGCAGGGCATCGGCGCCACCCTGTCGGTGACCGCTGTGGTCATGCACGTCGGCTTCGCCGCCACGGGCCCCGCGCTCGTGCTCGTCGGCATGATCGCGGTGGCCGCGACGCTCGAGTCGGCGTTCGGCCTGTGCCTGGGCTGCTGGCTGTTCGCCCGCCTCATCGACCTGGGGGTGATCCCGCCCCACGCGTGTGCGGCGTGCGCCGACCTGCGCCTGCACCCGTCGACGACGACCTGA
- a CDS encoding TspO/MBR family protein, with translation MTTATDAWPHPAWRQLLNVAAYALVITVNALANALPINGITSGAVSDRYPTFVTPAGYVFVIWGVIYALLAVFVAWQALPAQRDDQRMQRLGLAFAASCACNAAWLFAWHHLRIELAWALIVALLVTLVACYERVGGPVGSRIEWLAVRLPFSVYLAWVTVATIANTAIAAVDVGIDGGAAAPLWGAVALAAASAVGLLMLARRGDVAFALVLVWAFTGIAVAQADRSGLIPVVAGTAAVLLAVAAAVTWLPSRTRA, from the coding sequence ATGACCACCGCGACCGACGCGTGGCCGCACCCCGCCTGGCGTCAGCTCCTCAATGTCGCCGCCTACGCGCTGGTCATCACGGTCAACGCGCTGGCCAACGCCCTGCCGATCAACGGCATCACCAGCGGCGCGGTGTCCGACCGCTATCCGACGTTCGTGACGCCGGCGGGCTACGTCTTCGTGATCTGGGGCGTCATCTACGCGCTGCTCGCGGTCTTCGTGGCCTGGCAGGCGCTGCCAGCCCAGCGCGACGACCAGCGGATGCAGCGGTTGGGGCTGGCGTTCGCGGCGAGCTGTGCGTGCAACGCAGCCTGGCTGTTCGCGTGGCACCACCTGCGGATCGAGCTCGCGTGGGCGCTGATCGTCGCGCTGCTCGTGACCCTGGTCGCGTGCTACGAGCGTGTGGGCGGCCCGGTCGGCTCGCGCATCGAGTGGCTGGCCGTGCGGCTGCCGTTCAGCGTCTACCTGGCATGGGTCACCGTCGCAACCATCGCCAACACCGCGATCGCCGCCGTCGACGTCGGCATCGACGGCGGCGCCGCAGCGCCACTGTGGGGTGCCGTCGCGCTGGCGGCCGCGTCCGCCGTCGGCCTGCTGATGCTGGCGCGCCGCGGCGACGTCGCGTTCGCGTTGGTGCTGGTGTGGGCGTTCACCGGGATCGCGGTGGCCCAGGCCGACCGCAGCGGACTGATCCCGGTGGTGGCCGGGACGGCGGCCGTGCTGCTCGCTGTGGCCGCGGCGGTCACCTGGCTGCCGTCACGCACACGCGCATGA
- a CDS encoding hemolysin family protein, producing the protein MTVAWVLLALAAAMLLANALFVAAEFSLVMVDRSQVADAAKEGDETAAGVLEALRSLSTQLSSAQLGITVTSLIVGYLAEPSLATLLRGPLSALGVAEGALRGIAVTVALVVATGLQMVLGELVPKNLAIARPWPVAARVVGPQRTFTRLAGWLIRLLNGNANAIVRLLGFEPQEELASARAPQELQSLVRRSAELGTLPRPTAALLARALEFGERSAADAMTPRARVQFVDAETSVAEVLTKARHSGLSRFPVTGEGGSDDIVGVVDLRHLLRVPREERSTTPARDVAVEPLFVPEAIELDTLLRQLRNTGTNLAVVVDEYGGTAGIVTLEDLIEELVGEVEDEHDQPVARVRLGRDGTYVVTGLLRPDEIRALGVEVPDDDGYDTIAGFMADALDRLPETDDEVDVGDWTMRVIRMDGLRVDRVKVTPVMRDEDGADASEDADGVTT; encoded by the coding sequence ATGACCGTCGCCTGGGTCCTCCTCGCGCTCGCGGCCGCCATGCTGCTCGCCAACGCGTTGTTCGTCGCCGCCGAGTTCAGCTTGGTGATGGTCGACCGCTCACAGGTGGCTGACGCCGCCAAGGAGGGCGACGAGACCGCGGCCGGCGTGCTCGAGGCGTTGCGGAGCCTGTCGACCCAGCTGTCCAGCGCGCAGCTCGGCATCACGGTGACCTCTCTGATCGTCGGCTACCTGGCCGAACCGTCCCTGGCCACATTGCTGCGCGGCCCGCTGTCCGCGCTCGGCGTCGCCGAGGGTGCGCTGCGGGGCATCGCCGTCACCGTCGCGCTGGTCGTCGCGACCGGGCTCCAGATGGTCCTCGGTGAGCTGGTTCCCAAGAACCTCGCGATCGCGCGACCGTGGCCGGTCGCGGCCCGCGTCGTCGGTCCCCAGCGGACCTTCACGCGCCTCGCCGGCTGGCTGATCCGGCTGCTGAACGGCAATGCCAACGCGATCGTCCGCCTGCTGGGCTTCGAGCCGCAGGAGGAGCTCGCGTCGGCCCGTGCGCCACAGGAGCTGCAGTCGCTGGTGCGGCGCTCGGCGGAGCTCGGCACGCTGCCGCGGCCGACTGCGGCACTGCTCGCGCGCGCCCTCGAGTTCGGCGAACGCTCCGCCGCCGACGCCATGACGCCCCGCGCGCGGGTGCAGTTCGTGGACGCCGAGACATCGGTCGCAGAGGTCCTCACCAAGGCCCGGCACAGCGGCCTGTCGCGCTTCCCCGTGACCGGCGAGGGCGGCTCGGACGACATCGTGGGTGTCGTCGACCTCCGCCACCTGCTACGGGTCCCACGGGAGGAGCGGTCGACGACGCCGGCGCGCGACGTCGCCGTCGAGCCGCTGTTCGTGCCCGAGGCGATCGAGCTCGATACGTTGCTGCGTCAGTTGCGCAACACGGGCACCAACCTTGCGGTCGTGGTCGACGAGTACGGCGGCACGGCGGGCATCGTGACGCTGGAGGACCTGATCGAGGAGCTGGTCGGCGAGGTCGAGGACGAGCACGACCAGCCGGTGGCGCGCGTGCGGCTGGGACGTGACGGCACCTACGTCGTCACCGGCCTCCTGCGCCCCGACGAGATCCGCGCACTCGGCGTCGAGGTGCCCGACGACGACGGCTACGACACCATCGCCGGCTTCATGGCGGACGCGCTCGACCGCCTGCCCGAGACGGACGACGAGGTCGACGTAGGCGACTGGACCATGCGGGTGATCCGCATGGACGGCCTGCGCGTCGACCGCGTCAAGGTCACACCGGTGATGCGTGACGAGGACGGCGCCGACGCCAGCGAGGACGCCGACGGGGTCACGACGTGA
- a CDS encoding hemolysin family protein codes for MSGAGALWLTAGLLLGNAFFVGAEFALISARRSQIEPLAADGRRRARTTLWAMERVSLMLAGAQLGITVCSLSLGAVGEPAIAHLLEGPFEALGMPESLLHPVAFTLALAIVVYLHMVLGEMVPKNVALAAPERSALLLGPLLATIVRIAKPAIWLLNAIANGVLRLLRVEPRDEVSSAFTAEEVAAMLSESRREGLLDHEEHELLTGALQYERVQARDLLMGPDDLVSLDWPVTAQQVEDLVARTGFSRFPVRDEDGALVGYLHVKDVLDLEPDQPVPNGRIRALPTVDADATVDDIVEELQRTGSHLGRVSSADTVLGVVTLEDAIEELIGEVVDAAHTGATG; via the coding sequence GTGAGCGGCGCGGGTGCGCTGTGGCTCACCGCCGGGCTGCTGCTGGGCAACGCGTTCTTCGTGGGCGCGGAGTTCGCGCTGATCTCAGCGCGCCGGAGCCAGATCGAGCCGCTCGCGGCCGACGGACGGCGACGGGCACGGACGACGCTGTGGGCCATGGAGCGGGTATCACTGATGCTGGCGGGCGCGCAGCTCGGCATCACCGTCTGCTCGCTCAGCCTGGGCGCGGTCGGCGAGCCCGCGATCGCACACCTGCTGGAGGGTCCGTTCGAGGCACTGGGGATGCCAGAGTCGCTGCTGCACCCCGTCGCGTTCACGCTCGCGCTCGCGATCGTGGTCTACCTGCACATGGTCCTGGGCGAGATGGTCCCCAAGAACGTCGCCCTGGCGGCGCCGGAGCGGTCGGCGCTGCTGCTCGGCCCACTGCTGGCCACCATCGTCCGCATCGCCAAACCGGCGATCTGGCTGCTGAACGCGATCGCGAACGGCGTGCTGCGCCTGCTGCGGGTCGAGCCGCGCGACGAGGTGTCGTCGGCCTTCACCGCCGAGGAGGTCGCGGCGATGCTGTCCGAGTCCCGCCGGGAGGGGCTGCTCGACCACGAGGAGCACGAGCTGCTGACGGGCGCTCTGCAGTACGAGCGGGTACAGGCCCGGGACCTGCTCATGGGTCCGGACGATCTCGTGTCGCTCGACTGGCCGGTCACCGCGCAGCAGGTCGAGGACCTCGTGGCGCGGACAGGGTTCTCCCGGTTCCCTGTCCGCGACGAGGACGGCGCGCTCGTCGGCTACCTCCACGTCAAGGACGTGCTCGACCTCGAGCCCGACCAGCCGGTGCCCAACGGTCGCATCCGCGCGCTGCCGACCGTCGACGCCGACGCGACCGTCGACGACATCGTCGAGGAGCTGCAACGCACGGGCAGCCACCTCGGCAGGGTGAGCTCGGCTGATACCGTCCTGGGCGTGGTCACCCTCGAGGACGCAATCGAGGAGCTGATCGGCGAGGTCGTCGACGCCGCACACACCGGTGCGACGGGTTGA